Proteins encoded in a region of the Oncorhynchus gorbuscha isolate QuinsamMale2020 ecotype Even-year linkage group LG16, OgorEven_v1.0, whole genome shotgun sequence genome:
- the wdr91 gene encoding WD repeat-containing protein 91 isoform X2 encodes MPAPEQNPLFSPYFSRQWSDTFLVSLHNFLSVLFQCMPQPVLLSFDSEVQRTTCLQEENDQLRHMLFSLQGEAKLKKQEEMVHHKLPPYVQNMDRLGDTELDLVTSQRNPALTTTPSRNFFSTFLPQARRVPGKMPRGLPGSSPTQASLGRKDTAANQPKDPVAASKEPRPVCSAGGTSDQQAGSTSHPRQRRHQDHEKERKELFSKPQIQVPEKRGESGDPEPQLEGGTTSSDPIDPPPPSQTQVSGEGQRGTGVLGVEHPFIKLSQEEYGEHHSSIMYCRVDCSGRRVASLDVDGVIKVWSFNPIMQTKATIMSKSPLLSLEWATKPDRLLLLGSGVGTVRLYDTNAKKNLYEMTIDETHSRILSLACSPSGTSFVCSAAAHAGPGRSGSVTETVPRLPNHLSVSGQLLLWDTKTVKQQLQFSLEPGPVAINCTAFNHNGNLLVTGAADGVIRLFDMQRYDCAMSWRAHDGEVYSVEFSYDENTVFSIGEDGKFIQWNIHRCGVKQSEDSLPQDATGPFVLSGYSGYKQVQVPRGRLFAFDSEGQHVLTCSNNGGLIYRLNSSSDSGLEKVLPLGGHKAPVVTVDWCSAMDCGTCLTASMDGKIKLSTLLAQKS; translated from the exons ATGCCCGCCCCCGAGCAGAACCCTTTATTCTCGCCGTACTTCTCTCGGCagtggtctgacaccttcctggtctCACTGCACAACTTCCTCTCTGTGCTGTTCCAGTGCATGC CGCAGCCTGTGCTCCTGAGCTTTGACTCTGAAGTCCAGAGGACCACTTGTCTACAGGAGGAGAATGATCAGCTCAGACACATG CTATTTTCCCTGCAGGGAGAGGCTAAACTCAAGAAGCAGGAAGAGATGGTGCATCACAAACTCCCCCCCTACGTACAAAACATGGACCGCCTCGGAGACACTGAGCT GGACCTGGTGACGAGCCAGCGTAACCCCGCCCTCACCACCACCCCTTCCAGGAACTTCTTCTCGACATTCCTGCCCCAGGCCAGACGGGTACCTGGCAAGATGCCTCGAGGACTTCCTGGGTCCTCGCCAACACAGGCCTCGCTGGGACGCAAGGACACCGCAGCCAATCAA CCCAAGGACCCAGTAGCGGCCTCCAAGGAGCCCAGGCCGGTCTGTAGCGCTGGGGGAACCAGTGATCAGCAGGCTGGGTCTACTTCCCACCCCAGACAGAGACGACACCAGGACCAcgagaaggaaaggaaggagcTCTTCTCCAAGCCACAAATTCAG GTGcctgagaagagaggggagagtggggacCCAGAGCCTCAACTCGAGGGGGGGACCACCAGCAGTGACCCGATAGACCCTCCTCCCCCCAGCCAGACACAGGTCAGCGGGGAGGGCCAGAGGGGTACAGGGGTGCTGGGGGTGGAACATCCCTTTATCAAGCTCAGTCAGGAAGAGTACGGAGAGCATCACTCCTCGATCATGTACTGCAG GGTGGACTGCTCAGGGAGGAGGGTAGCCAGTTTGGACGTGGACGGGGTCATCAAGGTGTGGTCCTTCAACCCCATCATGCAGACCAAGGCCACCATCATGTCCAAGTCCCCTCTGCTGTCCCTGGAGTGGGCCACCAAGCCCGACAGACTg CTGTTGCTGGGCAGTGGTGTGGGTACGGTGAGGCTATACGACACTAATGCTAAGAAGAACCTGTATGAGATGACCATAGACGAGACTCATTCACG GATCCTGTCCCTGGCCTGCAGCCCCAGCGGGACATCCTTTGTGTGTTCTGCAGCAGCACACGCTGGGCCTGGGCGCTCTgggagtgtgacagagacagtacCACGGCTCCCCaatcacctctctgtctctggacAGCTGCTGCTCTGGGACACCAAGACCGTCAAACAGCAG CTTCAGTTCTCTCTGGAGCCTGGTCCAGTAGCCATCAACTGTACAGCCTTCAACCACAACGGAAACCTACTGGTTACTGGAGCTGCCGACGGAGTGATTAGACTGTTCG ACATGCAGCGTTACGACTGCGCTATGAGCTGGAGGGCCCACGATGGGGAGGTGTACAGTGTTGAGTTCAGCTATGATGAGAATACAGTGTTCAGTATCGGAGAGGACGGCAAG TTTATCCAGTGGAACATCCACCGATGTGGAGTGAAGCAGTCGGAGGACTCCCTGCCCCAGGATGCCACGGGACCATTCGTCCTGTCCGGCTACAGTGGGTACAAGCAGGTCCAGGTGCCACGCGGACGGCTGTTCGCCTTCGACTCCGAGGGACAACATGTCCTCACTTGCTCCAACAACGGAGGGCTCATCTACAGG